From the Paenibacillus sp. FSL H8-0548 genome, one window contains:
- the trmD gene encoding tRNA (guanosine(37)-N1)-methyltransferase TrmD, whose translation MKIDVLTLFPEMFDGVFQASILGKANEKGIVSLQAINFRAYSGNKHNTVDDYPYGGGGGMVLKPEPVFAAVEDLKLDETIKPRVVLLCPQGQQFTQKKAEELSKEKHLVLICGHYEGYDERIREHLVTDELSIGDYVLTGGEIPAMVLIDSVVRLLPGVLGNETSAVTDSYSTGLLEHPHYTRPAEFRGWEVPDVLISGHHANIEVWRRQQSLLRTLERRPDLLKSAEMSDKERKWLAAQTSQESEQVKK comes from the coding sequence ATGAAAATAGATGTACTGACGTTATTTCCGGAAATGTTCGACGGCGTGTTTCAGGCGAGTATTTTGGGGAAGGCGAACGAGAAAGGGATTGTCAGCCTGCAGGCGATCAATTTCCGCGCATATTCAGGCAATAAGCATAATACAGTAGATGACTATCCTTACGGCGGCGGTGGCGGCATGGTGTTGAAGCCGGAGCCTGTCTTCGCTGCAGTCGAGGATCTTAAGCTGGATGAGACGATAAAGCCTCGCGTCGTTCTGTTATGTCCGCAGGGACAACAATTTACACAGAAGAAGGCTGAAGAGCTTTCCAAAGAGAAGCATTTGGTTCTTATTTGCGGGCATTATGAGGGCTATGATGAGCGAATTCGTGAGCATCTAGTTACAGATGAGCTGTCGATTGGCGATTATGTGCTGACTGGCGGGGAGATTCCAGCGATGGTATTAATAGATAGTGTCGTGAGACTGCTTCCCGGCGTGCTTGGCAATGAGACATCGGCTGTAACGGACTCTTATAGTACAGGCTTGCTTGAGCACCCTCACTATACACGTCCTGCTGAGTTTCGCGGCTGGGAAGTACCTGATGTGCTCATTTCCGGTCATCACGCGAATATCGAGGTGTGGCGGCGTCAGCAATCGCTCCTAAGGACGCTGGAGCGCCGTCCTGATCTCCTGAAGAGCGCGGAGATGTCTGATAAGGAACGGAAATGGCTGGCGGCTCAGACGAGCCAGGAGTCGGAACAAGTGAAGAAGTAG
- the ltrA gene encoding group II intron reverse transcriptase/maturase yields MIEKVLSRENMLSALARVEANKGSHGVDGMSVKDLRRHIVQNWQTIRESIENGTYEPSPARRVEIPKPNGGTRLLGIPTVTDRLIQQAITQVLTPVFDPTFSEHSYGFRPKRRGHDAVRKARTYMQEGHRLVVDIDMEKFFDRIHHDRLMAKVAQRVPDKAVLRLIRSYLKAGVMEGGLVQATTEGAPQGGPLSPLLSNIVLDELDKELEKRNLRFVRYADDCNIYVKTWKAGDRVMRSITTFIEDKLKLKVNRRKSAVDRPWKRKFLGFTFSWDKQNPRIKMAKTTLQRVKAKIKAITSRSKPIPIEMRIKELNPYLTGWCGYYALTDTKSVFRELDAWTRRRLRMCVWKQWKQPKTKVRKLQSLGVPKQKAYEWGNSRKKYWRIASSPILDRSLNNQYWSSLGLKSLTDRYNQLRNMT; encoded by the coding sequence ATGATTGAGAAAGTGCTGTCACGAGAAAATATGCTGTCGGCGCTAGCAAGGGTTGAGGCGAATAAAGGAAGCCATGGCGTAGATGGTATGTCGGTAAAAGACTTACGCAGACACATCGTACAAAACTGGCAAACCATTCGCGAAAGCATCGAGAACGGAACCTATGAACCGAGTCCAGCGAGGCGGGTCGAAATCCCGAAACCGAACGGTGGAACTCGGCTCTTAGGCATACCGACCGTGACAGACCGCCTCATACAACAGGCGATCACGCAAGTATTGACCCCTGTATTCGACCCGACGTTCTCCGAACACAGCTATGGATTTCGCCCGAAAAGGCGAGGACATGATGCGGTAAGGAAAGCACGTACGTACATGCAAGAAGGACATCGCCTTGTGGTGGACATTGACATGGAGAAATTTTTCGACCGCATCCATCATGACCGCTTAATGGCAAAAGTGGCGCAGCGAGTACCAGATAAGGCGGTACTGAGGCTGATCCGCTCTTACCTAAAGGCGGGAGTCATGGAAGGTGGTCTCGTCCAAGCAACAACAGAAGGAGCACCGCAAGGGGGTCCACTCAGTCCGTTATTATCGAATATCGTATTAGACGAACTAGATAAAGAACTGGAGAAGAGGAACCTTCGCTTCGTGAGATACGCCGATGACTGTAACATTTACGTGAAAACGTGGAAGGCAGGAGATCGGGTGATGAGATCCATAACCACATTCATTGAGGATAAACTGAAACTGAAAGTTAACCGAAGGAAAAGTGCGGTAGACCGTCCGTGGAAACGCAAATTTCTGGGGTTCACGTTCAGCTGGGATAAGCAGAACCCGCGAATCAAGATGGCAAAGACAACCCTGCAACGAGTGAAAGCCAAGATCAAGGCGATCACCTCCCGCAGCAAACCGATCCCAATCGAAATGCGGATTAAAGAACTCAATCCGTATCTAACAGGTTGGTGCGGTTATTACGCACTAACCGACACGAAGAGTGTATTTCGAGAGTTGGATGCATGGACGAGAAGAAGACTTCGAATGTGTGTCTGGAAACAATGGAAACAACCTAAGACAAAGGTTAGAAAACTACAGTCTCTGGGAGTTCCGAAACAGAAGGCGTACGAGTGGGGGAATTCAAGGAAGAAATACTGGCGAATCGCAAGTAGTCCAATTCTCGACCGATCATTAAATAACCAATACTGGTCATCTCTTGGTCTAAAGAGTCTAACGGACAGATACAACCAATTGCGGAATATGACATGA